One Paenibacillus sp. SYP-B4298 genomic window, TTGACAATAACCGTGACCTTGTCGGCATTCGGCGCGCGTCCGCTAATGCTGATGTCTGCGGTTGTCTTGCCCTGTGATGGTGTGGAGTAGACAACAGTTGTGCCTTGCTCCTGAATCTCATATTGCAAGCCATCGAGACTTGCTACAAGATTGTAAAGCGTCGGACTGTTGCGATACTCGATATAGATGGAGTCGGAAACTTCAGAGTTGCCTTGTGTCCCCTTGAACGTAATCTTGTTCAGTCCGGGGAAGAGCTGCACATTGTACACGGTGATGGAATTGCCGCTAAGCGTAATGTTCGCGGTCTGATTTTCATTGGAATTAGAAATCTTCTCCGTCTCACCGCTCAGATTGATCTGATACACACTGTATGAGATCGTGCTGCCGATTACGTTGTTGATGGTTCCCGTCAATGTCACACGCTCATTCGTCGTAATCCGTGCAGAGCTTGCAGAATACTGCTCATTCACAAACGTAAAGTTATTGGCCCCCGCTGCGTGCACCACTGGAGCAGCGGACGGTGGCAATAGCGTAATTAGCAGCGCTAGCATCAATAAAATCGATAAAGCCTTTTTCAAAAGAATGTCCTCCCTGTCTCAATTTTTCTGCATCTTGCGATTCTTCCTCAAGGCAGATAGCTATAGGTTTGTTATCGGCTCAGAGCGAGCAAATGTGAAGGGAAAATCCATAACTTTATTACAGACAAAACAAATAAAAAACGCCCGCGATCATCCTTCCTGCCGGAAGAATGATTACAGGCGGTGCTTCAACGAGTATGAAGCTATTTATTTCGAGCGGGACTGTGTATCAGCCCTCAAGAACGTCCGCTGAATAAAGTTAATGACAGGTCTCCTCGACTTGTCAACGATCCCGATCAGCTCCGCGCCAATCTGCAAGCCAAACATCAGCACGCACACGACGACGAAGGTCACCCAGTTCGCTGCATCCGAACGAATGACAGCTGCTTGAACAATGGCACAGGCTCCGAAGAAAGCAGCAATCGCATAAATGATAAGCACTGTCTTGCGATGACTGAAGCCCAGCTCGCGCAAGCAATGATGCAGATGCCCCTTGTCAGGTGCAAAGATCGGCTTCCGGTTGATTAAGCGGCGCACGATAGCGAAGAAGGTGTCTGACAGCGGCACGCCAATGATAAGCAACGGCGTGACGAACGAGACGATAGTTACCTGCTTGAACGCCAGCATCGACATCATCGCGAGGCTGAAGCCCAGGAACAGCGAGCCAGAGTCGCCCATAAAGATTTTGGCGGGGTGAAAGTTGAAAAATAAAAATCCGATAATGCCGCCAAGCAGCAGCGCACTCATCAATATAATCGGCTCAAAGCCCATTAACGAGGCCATCACCAGGATGGTGCCGATCGCAATACCGGATACGCCCGAAGCAAGTCCATCCAGGCCGTCAATCAGATTAATTGCATTCGTTACACCGACGATCCAGAAGATGGTCAACGGGATGCTGATCCACTCTGTAATGAATTGCATGGATTCGCCAAAGGGAATATTGACAAAATTTATCTTCACATCGAAGCCGAAGACGACGATACAAGCCGCTGTAAGCTGGCCAACGAGCTTAACTTTTGCAGACAGCTCGAAACGGTCGTCCAGCGCGCCAATTAACACAATCAGCGTACCGCCTGCAAGCATCGCCCGCACCAGGTTCATATCCGAATTATCGAACAATCCGTCCGGAACAAAAGGCAGCAAAATCAGCAAGCCTGCAGCAAAGGCAACATAGATCGCCAGACCGCCCAATCTTGGCATAATGCGGGTATGCACCTTGCGGTAATTGGGCTTGTCAATCGCCCCGACTGCAAAGGCAAATTTCTTGACTAATGGAGTAAGAACAAGCGCAAGTACAAGTGCAATGACAAAGCCTGAAATATAAAGAAAGCTCACTGACATTTTCCAACTCTCCTTTTGTCTCTACCGGATTGAATTATACCCCGATTGAAAAAGAAACTCCACTGCCGTTTTCACGCAAGTTGTGCGATTTTCAGCGTTTTTCACGGAGTTGGCTAACGTTTTGTGACGTTTTCTTTCTCTCGCACCACTTTGACCATGAATTGCGGCAAAGCAAGCATCCTTTTGTATCTCTTGGGCTCCTGCAATAACCTGTAGAACCACTCCAGACGCAGCTTCTGGAAGAGGAGAGGCGCTCTCTTCAGCCGTCCCGCGATAATATCGAAGCTCCCCCCAACACCCATAACCAGAGGGACCCCTAATTCATGCTTATACTTATGAATCCATGGCTCCTGATTATTGGCGGCGCGGGCAACAAAGAGTAGGTCGGGTGCAGCTTGTCTGATCTTCTGAATGACCTGGGCATCCTCTGCATCGCTAAAGTAGCCATGATGGAAGCCAACCAGCTCCACAAGCGGAAACTTCTGTTGCAGCCGCGCAGCAGCCTCGGAGATAATCTCCTGAGAAGTGCCAAGCAGGTACACCTTCCAACGCTTCTGCTCTCCCACCTGCATCAGCCTATGCAGCAGGTCAAAGCCAGCCACCCGTTCCTTGACAGGCATTCCAACGTAGTTCGCTGCCCAGACGACGCCGGCTCCATCAGGAACGATCAGCTCCGCCTCCTTCATGACTTGACCATATCTCGGGTCTTCAAGGGCTGCCATTACCATGATGGGGTTCGCCGTGATGACTTGGGTCGTCTGGCGAAGCTCTATTGCCCTAGTTAAATGGTGTACTGTCTCATCCATACTCATTCGTGAGAACGGCAGTCCAAATATTGGGACAACAGGGATGGTCTCGCTCGCCTGATGCGACGCCGGTTGTACCTCTTGCTGGCGGGAATTGGAGCTAGAATTCATGCTGCTTCGTCACCTCTTTATCAATTGACGCAAAAAATGAACTATGTGTTGCGCCGGCTGGCGCGATTGCTGTTTCAATTTGTCAATTATATCATTATTATCTGCAAGCCATCCAGCACGATTTTCGAGCAGCTCTCCTGCTGCCGCTGCCAAGGCAGATGGCTCAAGACGCTCGGTCGTTCCAATAGCCGATTGCTGCAGGCGATGAAGAAACTGATCAATCTTCGGATCATAGGAGATTCCCAGCAGCGGCACCTTGGTGTTGGCAGCATAGATGAGCGCATGCAGCCTCATGCCTATAAGCAGATCACAACGGCTAACCTGCAGCAGCATCTGCTGCGGATCATCGCCAGCATCGATGATCTCAGCGGAGCTGCCTGTCAGCTCTCCAAGCCGCTCCAGGACATACTGTGACGCTTCGATATCATCCGGTGTGTGAAAGGGAAGAAAGCGAAGGCGCACATCTCGCTCCGAGGCAAGCTGTGACAGGCCTGATGCGACCGCATCCATATCGGCACGGTCTTTGCGCCAATACCGGAGCGACACGCCGACGATCGGCCGCTCATCCTTACTTGCTTCTTTTTTGCCAGCAACAGGAAGCGGCAGCCCCATCACCGGGTCCGGCACGACCTCGATCCGATCTCGCGCAACACCGATCCGGGCGAGCAGCTCTGCCGATTCGGGATCGCGAACCGATACGTACCGGCTATGGCGCATTGCACTGCGGATGAGCGGATTCATCCATCCACGGTGCAACGGCCCTATACCTTGAGAATAGATGAAGGTTGGCTTGCCCAGCCATTGGGCAAGCTTGATAACGCCTGTGTAATAAGGAATCGTCTTGGCACTGGTCGCGTCCTGCAGCAGACTGCCGCCTCCACTGATCAGACCGTCGCAGCCTCTCAAGGCTGCCAGAACAGACTGCGGGCGCATCCGGTGCACTGCTTCGACCCCATACATGCGAGCGGTCCATTCCGGGTCAATCGACAGCACGACAGGTGTAATGACGATCCCCTGCTCCTTGGCAGACAGCTCCAGAGCGAGCAGGATCGACTTCAACACGGCCTCATCTCCGCTGTTGCGGAAGCCATAATAACCGGAGATGGCTATTCGAAAGCTTTGCCTGCTTTGATCAGTTTTGGTGACCATCTACGCCATGCCCCTTCCGCGAGCTGCCATACGCCAATTGCAGCCAAGCCGATAATCGCGCCAATTCCCAATCCCAGAGCAACCCTGATCGCGGAAATATACAGCGGCGTATGAATATGCGCGAATGTGTCCAGCATCGACAGTTGACCAATCGACGCGATAATAAATACGATCCAAGCCGCACGATAACGGAGCGCAAGGTACAGCCCAAGCAGGAATAACGGATGGGCAAATAAGAACTCTTTGAACCGAGGACGAACGCCAATCGTCGTCTCCAGCAGATTGCGCACTATAATTTCAAGGCCGGAGGCTTGTCCTGAATTGCCGGTTCTCGACATGTAGTACATCCCCACAACACCAAGGACAGCAGCGACCACAACCCACAGAACGGTCACTTGCAAGGACAGCAGCTTACGCAGATTGGCCCAGACCGACTGCGTGCCCGTGTACAGGAACAGATATAGAGTGACGAGAACAATCGGCGCAAGATGAAGCAGGCTGACGCCGCGGAATTGCTCAAGCACCAGGCTGTACGTAATATTGTTCAGCATAGCCACGAGCAGCGGGACACCGACTAACGAGATGATAGCTGTGGACACATACAGCCCGAGAGCCATCGTTAAGCGTCTGGCCGGGCGCTGGCTTTTGAATACCCACTGACCGCCAAACAGCGCTTCGCTGCTCTCGCTTTTGCCTCGCCATGGCCCGCCAACAAACCGTTGATCTCCCTCTGTATGCAGACGGATGCGTCCAAGCGCCCAGATGAGTGCCAGAGTCGGAGCGGCAATCGATGCGCCAAGCGCCAGCCCCTGCTCCAATACGGCGTGCGACAGCACGAACAAGCCTGCGCTTCCGATTAACCCGATCACGAAGGACGGAAGCAACAGTACAGGAATAAACGTGCCTATTAGCAATGCGATAATCGCTACTGACGCAACGGCTGCGATTGCCTTGAGCGGCTTCACCCAGCCTTGCGGCTGCTCATGCGTGAATGCTTTGGCGACACCATTGGGAAAGCCCTGCTGACTTAGCTGCTCCACCGCGCCCATCGTATCCTCGTCTCCCTTGAGCGCCAGATACATATTGTCCAGTGAATGGATAATCGCTGCCTTGTCTATACTTCGCAGCACCTGTCCATTGATATAGAACATGCGAATATTCCGATCCTTAGCCGCAAGCAGGAAGCGATCCGCAATCACATCTGGCGTCAAATTCATCGCATCCGCGTCGGACAGAGAATAGAGACGCGCTACATTGTAATCTGTCAGGTTAGCGAGCAGGTTGATCCCTTTCTGCGGCACCTTCAAGTTCTCAATCGTCGCGATGCCTATGCCATACTGATTCAGCAATTCGGCGAATGCATTGATCGTCTTGTCCTCCGCATGGTCCTCATACCCTGGCACAGCCGTTCCATCGAACAGGAGGCGCGTCACACCCAGTTCACTGAACTCCTTGAGCATGCGTCCCATCATCTCTTCATCATAAGGACGGGTACGGTCAGACAGGCGCGGCAGCAGGTTAAAACCTCTGTCCTTGAGCATCTGCATGGCGATCGGGTCCGGCGGCAGCCGCTTGACTACAGCATTCTCCACCGGGGTCTCGATAATAAGACCCTCCCTCCCATCAAAGCTCCACGGTCTGACCACAATGCCAGAGCGTTCAAACACATAGTCAATCATAGGAGTCAATGCTGTCGCCATCTCTTGATCGGCAAACAGTACATAAGCATAGTTTTCATTAAATGAGATAGCCTTGTTCTGCAGCATGGCCACTTGGGACGAATTGTAGATCGTCAAATGCTTGGCCAGGCTCAGCTCGTCCAATGTGCTCTCGAACAGCGCCATCGTCCCGATCCCCGCAGCCTTCATCTCATCCAACTGCTGAGAGGTGAATCCCTTGGGATCAGACTGGTAAGACGCAATTTGCAGCAAATCCTTATAATTGAACACAAACTCTACCTCGTTGGCCGTATCCTCCATCTGCGCGCGCAGAAAGGCGATCGGCATAGCCGCCAGTACACCGGCGATAACAATGAGCCATAACCATTTTCTTGCCTTGCGATTCCATTGATGCAGCATTTGAAACACAACTTCCACTCCTTAAGCTAGGGAATCAACTCTTTGCATGACCTGCTCCAACAACTGGTTCAAGGAAGCGGATGCTTCATCAGGGGTAGTACCGCATACAGCAAAATAGATTTTGATCTTCGGCTCTGTACCTGACGGACGCAGGCAGAACCAGGAACCGTCAGCGAGCAAAAACTTTAATACATTCTCAGGTGGAAGGCCATCCAGCCCCGGCAAATAATCTAGCACTCGCTCCACCTTTACCCCTGCAATCTGTACTGGCGCGTTAGAACGCCAATCCTCCATAATTGCCGCAATCTTCTGTACGCCATCCACGCCCTTGAGCGTCCGGGACTGCAG contains:
- a CDS encoding glycosyltransferase family 4 protein, translated to MSVSFLYISGFVIALVLALVLTPLVKKFAFAVGAIDKPNYRKVHTRIMPRLGGLAIYVAFAAGLLILLPFVPDGLFDNSDMNLVRAMLAGGTLIVLIGALDDRFELSAKVKLVGQLTAACIVVFGFDVKINFVNIPFGESMQFITEWISIPLTIFWIVGVTNAINLIDGLDGLASGVSGIAIGTILVMASLMGFEPIILMSALLLGGIIGFLFFNFHPAKIFMGDSGSLFLGFSLAMMSMLAFKQVTIVSFVTPLLIIGVPLSDTFFAIVRRLINRKPIFAPDKGHLHHCLRELGFSHRKTVLIIYAIAAFFGACAIVQAAVIRSDAANWVTFVVVCVLMFGLQIGAELIGIVDKSRRPVINFIQRTFLRADTQSRSK
- a CDS encoding WecB/TagA/CpsF family glycosyltransferase yields the protein MSMDETVHHLTRAIELRQTTQVITANPIMVMAALEDPRYGQVMKEAELIVPDGAGVVWAANYVGMPVKERVAGFDLLHRLMQVGEQKRWKVYLLGTSQEIISEAAARLQQKFPLVELVGFHHGYFSDAEDAQVIQKIRQAAPDLLFVARAANNQEPWIHKYKHELGVPLVMGVGGSFDIIAGRLKRAPLLFQKLRLEWFYRLLQEPKRYKRMLALPQFMVKVVREKENVTKR
- the csaB gene encoding polysaccharide pyruvyl transferase CsaB translates to MVTKTDQSRQSFRIAISGYYGFRNSGDEAVLKSILLALELSAKEQGIVITPVVLSIDPEWTARMYGVEAVHRMRPQSVLAALRGCDGLISGGGSLLQDATSAKTIPYYTGVIKLAQWLGKPTFIYSQGIGPLHRGWMNPLIRSAMRHSRYVSVRDPESAELLARIGVARDRIEVVPDPVMGLPLPVAGKKEASKDERPIVGVSLRYWRKDRADMDAVASGLSQLASERDVRLRFLPFHTPDDIEASQYVLERLGELTGSSAEIIDAGDDPQQMLLQVSRCDLLIGMRLHALIYAANTKVPLLGISYDPKIDQFLHRLQQSAIGTTERLEPSALAAAAGELLENRAGWLADNNDIIDKLKQQSRQPAQHIVHFLRQLIKR
- a CDS encoding DUF5693 family protein, with the protein product MLHQWNRKARKWLWLIVIAGVLAAMPIAFLRAQMEDTANEVEFVFNYKDLLQIASYQSDPKGFTSQQLDEMKAAGIGTMALFESTLDELSLAKHLTIYNSSQVAMLQNKAISFNENYAYVLFADQEMATALTPMIDYVFERSGIVVRPWSFDGREGLIIETPVENAVVKRLPPDPIAMQMLKDRGFNLLPRLSDRTRPYDEEMMGRMLKEFSELGVTRLLFDGTAVPGYEDHAEDKTINAFAELLNQYGIGIATIENLKVPQKGINLLANLTDYNVARLYSLSDADAMNLTPDVIADRFLLAAKDRNIRMFYINGQVLRSIDKAAIIHSLDNMYLALKGDEDTMGAVEQLSQQGFPNGVAKAFTHEQPQGWVKPLKAIAAVASVAIIALLIGTFIPVLLLPSFVIGLIGSAGLFVLSHAVLEQGLALGASIAAPTLALIWALGRIRLHTEGDQRFVGGPWRGKSESSEALFGGQWVFKSQRPARRLTMALGLYVSTAIISLVGVPLLVAMLNNITYSLVLEQFRGVSLLHLAPIVLVTLYLFLYTGTQSVWANLRKLLSLQVTVLWVVVAAVLGVVGMYYMSRTGNSGQASGLEIIVRNLLETTIGVRPRFKEFLFAHPLFLLGLYLALRYRAAWIVFIIASIGQLSMLDTFAHIHTPLYISAIRVALGLGIGAIIGLAAIGVWQLAEGAWRRWSPKLIKAGKAFE